DNA from Scheffersomyces stipitis CBS 6054 chromosome 1, whole genome shotgun sequence:
TAATACtccttctttgaaaagaactAGTCATGATGCTCagttggaagatgaagctCCTGCTTCCAGGGCCCGAATGCAAGTTGAAGACATTCGTAGTCCTTCGGCTTCTCCCGCATTTTTAACGCCGGGAGGTGAATCCATACTAAGTGACTTCGATGCGTATATCCCCAAAGTACGTCAGTACAAAGCAAATAAAGACATGGCTCCGTCGATGCCTACGCCAGACACAGCACCTGCCATCAAGAAAGAGTATTCGCTGTTCATTGCCAGTTCAGACATAATCACAGACCACTTACCACATCAAAGTCGTCACGACAGGGAAgaccaacaacttgaccaagaacAGAATGAAAATCGGCAAGGACAAGCAGAGCATGCAAATCAAGCTCATAAACAAGGCAGGAGTCGAAATCATCAAAATCATACAGTAGACTTTCACCAAGATGAGAATCCTGAAAAGCAATCCTCTCCTGCAATTCCTTTCTCGTTTGTAGACAGCATGCCCGAGATCTCGGATGGTATTGAGAGCTTATCCAGCGCACTAGAGAAAGCCTCTAATGGCGGCCAACAGTTCCTCTTGCATAACTCTgagattttcaacaacttcctCTCTGGAAATATGGACGTTAaaatttctgaagatgtagatgaTCATAGTATCAATAGCGGAGATATCTCAGAAGTGCGGGCAAATCCTACTCAAGCTGCTGAATCAAAAAAATTCCCTAACgaagacttcttcagcagctaCTCGGAAGACTTAGCCAGAATCGAAGCGTATTTGCCAGCCCGACTGCCCAACTTTGGTGGAGACTTCTTTGCGCTCTCCAATTCATTCCGTCTGTTTTTCCAAAAAGCACACAAATTTTCCAAATTAAaagacgatgacgaagatgaaatcgAGCCTCTTGATAGTGAAAACAGCGAAAACAATTTATTGTCGCTATCTCCGTCTGGTTCTGAGCAAATACCTACACCAGATGAGATCTTTGCCACGATTCCACCTCTGATAACACCTCTTCCAGAGATCTTGTTGCATGTACCTTTCTATCGTAACTTGATGCACTTCTGGGTCAACGTTGCCTCTGACCATCTTGTGCCAGCACCCCCACATTTGTATAAGGACAATCctttcaaaatcttgttgCCTCAGATGGCTATGGAGTATCCCTCTATTTTGACGACGTTGTTGgcattttcagcttctaTCAGATCGCTGTTGGTAGGTGCCAATGATACACCTGAGATTGTGACGGACCAGTTGCTCTCAAGATCTTGCCATGAGTTACtaaaattgttgaaagacAGCAAAACTGCAACTTCTGATTACACGTTGGCTACGGTACTTTTGCTTTCGTGTTACGAAGTGTTCAACTCAAAGGATTTCAATAAACATAGAGCGCACACTGTAGGAGCCAGACAAATCATCATGGCCAGAAACCAGTCTGCCATCAAAAAGGAACAGAGCTCTGTGATCGGCACTGAGAGTGATATCACATTCTTTTTAATGAGATGGTTTGTTTATGTGGATATCATTGGAGCGTTATCTTCCACTAGGAACAACCACAACTATATATCTAAAAGTGATAACATTCATTCGTACACTCCAGCCGAGTCGGTGACTACGTTGAATGAATTGGACAAACATATAGAACAGAATCCTAAACGAGACATCGACCATTTGCTTGGGTTTGACGTCAAATTCCTTCCTCAGTTTTCGGAGATTGCTCTTCTCATCAGACGAACCAACAGTTATCTTTCACGTGAAGGAGTTGACAAGGATGCAATTCCGTTTGAAATAGTAGCGCGAGCACTAGAAGTCAAggagaacttgatgaaggCATATGAGATAGGAGAACGTAGACGTCAGAAGAAGCTCGACGAAGCCATAGACCATCGTattcaacagaagaagaaacagaccAACAGCACTTCTCCTCCCAACTTGACTCATTTGATAGAACACGATAACACCATAAGGACCACCAATAAGATCTTCTGTGACACCGGGATTCTCAACTTGTACCGTCGAGTCCTCAAGATACCACGTGAATCGTCACTTGTGCAAGATCTTGCCAACAACATTGGCTCAATGCAAATGAAGTATATCGAGTCGCGTTCGCCAGCAGATATATGTACCATTTTCTGTACGTTTGCAGCCGGCTGCGAAACCCAAGATGGAAAAATGcaacaatttttcaacgACAGATTCAGCTGTTTGATAGAAATGGGTAATGTAAATGCGTTGAAAGGGttgaagataatgaaacGGTGCTGGGAAACAGGCGAGGACTGGATCGTGGCGTCCAGAACGTTGGATATAGATATGGCTTTACTTTGAAGTGGAGCAAACATCACAATGTGcctttctttctttcagtGTATATATTCAGTATATATTTTAGCATTGAATAGCGCCTGTGAACTTAACTTGTGATGTCAATCTAGATACAGAGGCAATGTAGAAGTAAATTAGCTTTCTATATAATCTCGCTTATGTATTCGCTTAACAAAGCGCAATAGAGCAACTAGAACCAGCGACAAAGTTAGTGAGCAGAACATTCAACAATTAAGGTCTTCTTTTCCTAACTATAAAGTATTCTGTATTCCATACAATATACAATCTACATACCAATTACTGTTTCGCTCATTATTCTCCATCTGCTCACCTCTTCTAAACATTTCTTGCGCTGAATCACGCTAACAATTTCTGACGCGCGCTTGGATCAAAAGTTATCCAGTGACTTTTTCTgaagtcttcaattcttttcttggtttcaacttcttcagccaTATCTCATCACATTTTCTGTCTCTTCCAACGTTTTTGCTTCGTTTTTTTCCCTTTATTTCCTCTTGCTCTATAGAGTATATACAACTGTAGCCTGGCGTGGAAAATGCCGTCGCTGTACATCCCCAAACCGGAAGAGTTCGATGCGCTCGTAGCATCTATCCAACAGTCCCACCACGAGCCAGGAAACAGTTCAAACCAGGAGGTTGTGCTTAAAAAATGTATAACCTACCTCTTCCGCTACGGGCAGAAGGACACCCACTTGTTCTGTGATCCCTCCATGTATCCCGTAACCGTCCATATTATGATCTTGTTCTCATTTCCAAATAATGGGGTGCTCGAAAAATTGAAGCCCATGCTAGCAGATAGCTTGTGGAAGTGTGATAATTGCTTGCGCTGTTTCAATTTGGGGAAATCGACTCTTAGAATCGACTTCGCTGCAAATAGACAGATCGAAATCTCCAAAGTCAACCAGTTCATTGGAGTCATTGTTCAATGGGAAACGCAAGTATTTGGCCAGGAAATTCAAACAGTCGCTGCGGCACTCAAAGATGGGAAATTTCCTTCATTGACTAGCAGTTCACCTATAGACTTTGCTATCAGAGCGTGTTTATATGGCCCACAGATTCTACGCAATAATACTGGCGTGAGAGATGATTTCATGACAATTATATCCAACATCCAGGCTGGTACCTTGTCCTACCCATATCCTGAATTACTCCTACCGGGCGCTTTCTATCTCCTCTTCGAGGGTCAAACTCAACAGAAGCTGTGGGCTGCTCAATGGCTCCAGTATCTTAAAGAAAAGCAGTATCAGCTTACCGCAACTACCGTACTGCCTACTTTGGTGGATGAGTTCAGCGTCCATTTGTATAGAATCCAGGACGCCAACTTTTTCTCGCCACATGCCTCCATTGACTTCTGGACAGTTGTACACCtgcttcttgaacttgtagataATGAAGCATTCATGAACCACTTCAACGTTCCGCCAGATATTAATCTCATGCGACAGTATACAAAATTAAGGCTTTATCCTATATTAAGACTCTTCATGAATAACctcttggccaacttgaaggataCCCTACCCATACTTCTCAAGGTgcttctgaagttgttggcGAAGTACCACACGGCTTTCTGGGGAATCGTAGCACCTATTACGTACTCACAAGTGTTGGATTCCATTTTGGTCAACCCAGAGTTTAACCGATTACTCTTTGCTTCAGCCGTGGAGGAGCCAGAGAATTCGAAGATAGATGATTCTGTTCAAAGTAATATCCTTCTGTGGATTTACCCATTCCTTTATTCGTTGAATGAAACAAATAACCAGACATCGTCGAGAAAGTTAGCCAACTACTTACTCAAACAAGTGGCATCCATTACTGATACCTCTATATTATCTGAACGTttaaagaaagaattgctAGACAACTATGCGTTGCGTATTCTTCTGCTTTCTTTTCAGTTCAACGTTACAAGCTGTGATTTTGGTAGTAAGAATTATGAACTCAGTCTTCTCAAGATCAGGGATACTAGGGCTACTATAGAAAACAATGCGGCTATTATAGTTTCCAATGCCTATTCTCTGTCTAAAATTGCAAGAAGGTTAATATTCACAGCTCTTTCATATGATGTGGCTCTATTAGCGCACTCTACCAGTTTGCTAATGGCTGGTAATATTCCTACATCCTTCGATTCGTTCCCGTTGCTTTGGGATGCACTCAACAAGTCTTCGACCTTCTCTGTCAATATCGGCACTACAAAGTTGCTTGGTTCATTGTCTAAAGTAAATTCCGTAGTAAAATTCTCCAAGAGAAAAAACGAAGTGCTTCCAAAGCAGATGGCCGAAGCTCGGGCTCAACATAATGAGAATGTAACACTGATATTCACTACTCTATCCTCATGTCTAGCTAAGGTGAGTTTGTCAAATCCATCAGAGTTGAAAAAGGTATTTCTGGAAGAACTGATCCAAATTGCCTTTTGGTCTTGTCTCTTTTCTCCTTTAATTACAGAATCGGCTACTGATGTCTTATACCAAGTCTTTGACGACGTTGTTGGTCGTTACGAGGCCTTCCAGGGTTTACTAGAAACCCATTTACAAATAACCGTCAATGCTATTGACCAAAGTGTGCAGAGAATGACTCAATTAGCTGCCTACGAACCAAGCCCCAGAGCAATCAGAATACTAATGGATGTTGTTAAAGGTTTGACAGATCCATTGACCGGCATTCTATCATCATCAGAACAGGTGCAAGGTTCGGGAGATTCCATAGTAACTTTTTGGAGTACCTGTTGGTCCTTTTTGATCATGGTGTATCAGAAGACCTTGACATGGGCCAACCagtttcatcttgaagagttgattgaGTTCACCAGGGATACTCTTGATCTTAGTCATTTTCTATTAGACAATTTCAGATTGGTCGCTGATAGTATTCCTGGTTCGTCTGGAGAAAAACTGCATTCATTGTTCAGAAAGTTTATGAATGCTTTTCATTACATGATTGTTTGGCTCAGATTGGGGGATGCATCTTTATTAAATTCATGTGTAGAGTTGGTATTCAAAGGGTTTGAATTGGCTAAAGATTTGGATTTCACCATCGATGTCGCCTTTATAGAGACCTTTGCAAAATTTGGAGCAAAGGCTAAGAAGTTTAACAACAAATTGACTGAACAGCAACGTCTGGAAATTCTTTCGAAGGCTAGAGAATTTGACGAAGGCTTAGTAGATAAGGTCATTACAGAGACGGCTCTTCAGCGAGGAAAGGCAAAGAAAGACTCTGAAAGTGGCACTTCTACTCCAGAGCCACCTGCTTTTGcatatcaaaatcaagcCAAACAACCTAGGCAACAAACTCTTGGAAGATTTGGAGTCGTTACCACAGAAGCTCCAGTGGCTCCAGCTCCGAAGGGCTTCAAGTCGTCCAGTTTGGATTCCATTAGGAAAGATCTAGTGAGTTCTCGTGCAACTGTCAAACCTTCTGTCATTCCTGCCGTCAACCCTGCTCCCCCTAGACCAGCAGGATTCAATTCTAAGAAGCAGCCAGCTGTGGGAAGATCTTTGAATCaactcaagaaaaagagagtGGACTCGGATagttctgaagatgaattaGACACAGACACTTCTGACCTCTTCGTAGAcaaatcgaagaagaaggttaCTGTTACTGAGATTGATATGTACGGAAGACCTGTTGCAGGTAGACCTCAAAAATCTAAGGTAGATATAGccaagagagaagaagaaaatatgaGAAACAGATTGAATGTATCACTCAAACCTCTCTATAGTACAATTTTGAAATGGAATTACAATTCTAACGACAGTTTTCCAACAGGCGATCGCGATAGCTATAAGGAAATCAAAAGCCAATATGATGATGTCAAAGATTATGTCAAGACGACAGAACCATTACTTATGTTGGAATGTTGGCAGGGTATTCAATCGGCCAAACAAACAGGTCAAGAGAAACCATTTGAAATACTTGTGGGAAGCAGGACTAGTGTAGATGGTTTCTTTGATGTTTACGGTTCTGTCAAGAAGTCGGTGATAGCTGATAGAAAAGTTGGTGATTCTGATTTGTTGGTGTTGGGATTTGtgcaagaagaattctCTACACCTGAAGCCCTTGGGCACTATTTGAAGGCTCCTACTACTAGAACATGTTTAGCTAAGGTGAGGGAAATCAAATCTGCAAATCCAGATTATAATGACATCACTGTTAGAGTGTACCCCAGCGGCTCTATGATGGGCGTATTGACTCCCAAATCACAGATTGTAGCTATGAGAATCAGTCAGATGGTAACCATTGAAAGAGAAtatacttctttgaaggGTCTACAGTACTACGATTTGTGTGATTCAATTTTAGCAGCAAAACCCAATGAACCAGTCGAAATTTCAGACGCCGAGGCTATGAAGCTACTCAATATTTACGATGTCAATAAGTCTCAAGCAAAGGCTATTATAGGATCCTACAATAGTGAAGGTTTTTCGTTGATCCAAGGCCCTCCCGGAACTGGTAAGACCAAGACTATTCTTGGTATCGTAGGATATTCCTTGTCACAACAGGTTGATGAGAAGATAATTATCAAGATTGACCAGGGCAATGGCAATGTAATTCTGGGCAATGAGAAGAAACCTAAGGTTTTAATCTGTGCTCCAAGTAATGCTGCAGTAGATGAGTTGGTAGTACGTTTAAGAGATGGAGTGCGAAACTCGAGGGGGGAGCATATCATTCCAAAGCTTGTACGTATGGGTAGAAGTGATGCTATCAATGCCGCCGTAAAGGATTTGACATTGGAAGAATTAGTTGAAAAAGAGTTGCAAGCTAAAGCCATGAATACTGATACTTCTACTGATCCTAATATCCGTGCTGAACATCTGAAATGTATAGAGGAAAGGGACAATCTTAGAAGAAAGTTGCAGACTGACAGTTTGTCTTCTAAGGAAATTGACGAGTTG
Protein-coding regions in this window:
- a CDS encoding fungal transcriptional regulatory protein, yielding MDAAKKKIRRSRNGCHNCKRLKIKCDEQKPVCSYCAKTRATCDYSIKLTWGGRPYRDTNKRPCMPEISDGIESLSSALEKASNGGQQFLLHNSEIFNNFLSGNMDVKISEDVDDHMRANPTQAAESKKFPNEDFFSSYSEDLARIEAYLPARSPNFGGDFFALSNSFHEIFATIPPSITPLPEILLHVPFYRNLMHFWVNVASDHLVPAPPHLYKDNPFKILLPQMAMEYPSILTTLLAFSASIRSSLVGANDTPEIVTDQLLSRSCHELLKLLKDSKTATSDYTLATVLLLSCYEVFNSKDFNKHRAHTVGARQIIMARNQSAIKKEQSSVIGTESDITFFLMRWFVYVDIIGALSSTRNNHNYISKSDNIHSYTPAESVTTLNELDKHIEQNPKRDIDHLLGFDVKFLPQFSEIALLIRRTNSYLSREGVDKDAIPFEIVARALEVKENLMKAYEIGERRRQKKLDEAIDHRIQQKKKQTNSTSPPNLTHLIEHDNTIRTTNKIFCDTGILNLYRRVLKIPRESSLVQDLANNIGSMQMKYIESRSPADICTIFCTFAAGCETQDGKMQQFFNDRFSCLIEMGNVNALKGLKIMKRCWETGEDWIVASRTLDIDMALL
- the SEN1 gene encoding DEAD-box type RNA helicase (Helicase SEN1 (tRNA-splicing endonuclease positive effector)), whose protein sequence is MPSSYIPKPEEFDALVASIQQSHHEPGNSSNQEVVLKKCITYLFRYGQKDTHLFCDPSMYPVTVHIMILFSFPNNGVLEKLKPMLADSLWKCDNCLRCFNLGKSTLRIDFAANRQIEISKVNQFIGVIVQWETQVFGQEIQTVAAALKDGKFPSLTSSSPIDFAIRACLYGPQILRNNTGVRDDFMTIISNIQAGTLSYPYPELLLPGAFYLLFEGQTQQKSWAAQWLQYLKEKQYQLTATTVSPTLVDEFSVHLYRIQDANFFSPHASIDFWTVVHSLLELVDNEAFMNHFNVPPDINLMRQYTKLRLYPILRLFMNNLLANLKDTLPILLKVLSKLLAKYHTAFWGIVAPITYSQVLDSILVNPEFNRLLFASAVEEPENSKIDDSVQSNILSWIYPFLYSLNETNNQTSSRKLANYLLKQVASITDTSILSERLKKELLDNYALRILSLSFQFNVTSCDFGSKNYELSLLKIRDTRATIENNAAIIVSNAYSSSKIARRLIFTALSYDVALLAHSTSLLMAGNIPTSFDSFPLLWDALNKSSTFSVNIGTTKLLGSLSKVNSVVKFSKRKNEVLPKQMAEARAQHNENVTSIFTTLSSCLAKVSLSNPSELKKVFSEESIQIAFWSCLFSPLITESATDVLYQVFDDVVGRYEAFQGLLETHLQITVNAIDQSVQRMTQLAAYEPSPRAIRILMDVVKGLTDPLTGILSSSEQVQGSGDSIVTFWSTCWSFLIMVYQKTLTWANQFHLEELIEFTRDTLDLSHFLLDNFRLVADSIPGSSGEKSHSLFRKFMNAFHYMIVWLRLGDASLLNSCVELVFKGFELAKDLDFTIDVAFIETFAKFGAKAKKFNNKLTEQQRSEILSKAREFDEGLVDKVITETALQRGKAKKDSESGTSTPEPPAFAYQNQAKQPRQQTLGRFGVVTTEAPVAPAPKGFKSSSLDSIRKDLVSSRATVKPSVIPAVNPAPPRPAGFNSKKQPAVGRSLNQLKKKRVDSDSSEDELDTDTSDLFVDKSKKKVTVTEIDMYGRPVAGRPQKSKVDIAKREEENMRNRLNVSLKPLYSTILKWNYNSNDSFPTGDRDSYKEIKSQYDDVKDYVKTTEPLLMLECWQGIQSAKQTGQEKPFEILVGSRTSVDGFFDVYGSVKKSVIADRKVGDSDLLVLGFVQEEFSTPEALGHYLKAPTTRTCLAKVREIKSANPDYNDITVRVYPSGSMMGVLTPKSQIVAMRISQMVTIEREYTSLKGLQYYDLCDSILAAKPNEPVEISDAEAMKLLNIYDVNKSQAKAIIGSYNSEGFSLIQGPPGTGKTKTILGIVGYSLSQQVDEKIIIKIDQGNGNVISGNEKKPKVLICAPSNAAVDELVVRLRDGVRNSRGEHIIPKLVRMGRSDAINAAVKDLTLEELVEKELQAKAMNTDTSTDPNIRAEHSKCIEERDNLRRKLQTDSLSSKEIDELESALREINKKRTELGKQLDLQRERVSIAYRTREIERRNAQAKILNDAQIICSTLSGSAHDFLANMGITFDQVVIDEACQCVELSSIIPLRYGCKKCIMVGDPNQLPPTVLSQAAASFNYEQSLFVRMQQNNPNSVYLLDVQYRMHPQISAFPSAQFYQSRLKDGEGMAAKNERPWHSQYPLSPYRFFDIVSRHQRNELSRSLFNTGEARVALELVEKLMTLLPEDQFSGRIGIISPYKEQIKTLRDVFIKKYGYSITTQIDFNTVDGFQGQEKEIIIMSCVRASDNGNVGFLSDVRRMNVALTRARTTLWILGNKESLMRNKIWNKLLTDATDRNCVSQAYPGFLSSASEQAPGKRKVVENRQGNATKRSKHIKNEGTVKPAQDKRNSAKANPHSGPKKIKSSIFGSSNPTTSGIPNSEPELIQLGNKPKKPVIYNAGGTKGINGKAISASKSGVLPPPSNSKNDTNSTINKNNTSHAEISLPPRPSSSGVLPQKPASQIPKARSGVIPGPKPNGVQPTKSGTIRPPTSAIFISQRKKPPPKR